One genomic segment of Natrononativus amylolyticus includes these proteins:
- a CDS encoding ornithine cyclodeaminase family protein, producing the protein MQTLLLDSGDVDANAEMADVVRAVEDAFAAYERGDAQMPAKSYIDLPQYNGDFRSMPAYLDAGDWDAAGLKWVNVHPDNPREHDLPTVMGTMIYSDPETAFPLAVMDGTELTMKRTGAAAAVATDYLAVEGATSLGIVGAGVQSYTQLDAISEIRPIEEVVVSDLDDERVQRFIDAYGDEFDVRAGSISEAGHCDVLSTVTPVKEPIVSLEDVADHTHVNAMGADAEGKHELADALLKAATIVIDDHEQCTHSGEVNVPYNEGVLTDDDIYGEIGQIVVGEKAGRTAETGISIFDSTGLAIQDVAAAHVVYSYASDHDNGSPFDLLGLE; encoded by the coding sequence ATGCAAACGTTACTTCTCGACAGCGGGGACGTCGACGCGAACGCCGAAATGGCAGACGTCGTGCGAGCGGTCGAAGACGCCTTCGCCGCCTACGAGCGCGGCGACGCGCAGATGCCGGCCAAGTCCTATATCGACCTGCCGCAGTACAACGGCGACTTCCGGTCGATGCCGGCGTACCTCGACGCCGGCGACTGGGACGCCGCCGGGTTGAAGTGGGTTAACGTCCACCCGGACAACCCCCGCGAGCACGACCTGCCGACCGTGATGGGGACGATGATCTACTCCGACCCCGAGACGGCGTTCCCGCTCGCGGTGATGGACGGCACCGAACTCACGATGAAGCGAACCGGTGCCGCCGCGGCCGTCGCCACCGACTACCTCGCCGTCGAGGGCGCGACCAGCCTCGGCATCGTCGGCGCGGGCGTCCAGTCGTACACCCAGCTCGACGCGATCAGCGAGATCCGTCCGATCGAAGAGGTCGTCGTGAGCGACCTCGACGACGAGCGCGTCCAGCGGTTCATCGACGCCTACGGCGACGAGTTCGACGTCCGCGCGGGTTCGATCTCCGAAGCGGGCCACTGTGACGTGCTCTCGACGGTGACTCCGGTCAAAGAGCCGATCGTCTCACTCGAGGACGTGGCCGATCACACCCACGTCAACGCCATGGGTGCCGACGCCGAGGGGAAACACGAACTCGCCGACGCCCTCCTGAAGGCGGCGACGATCGTCATCGACGACCACGAGCAGTGTACCCACTCCGGCGAGGTGAACGTTCCCTACAACGAGGGCGTGCTGACGGACGACGACATCTACGGCGAGATCGGCCAGATCGTCGTCGGCGAGAAGGCGGGTCGCACCGCCGAGACGGGAATCTCGATCTTCGACTCGACCGGCCTCGCGATCCAGGACGTCGCCGCGGCCCACGTCGTCTACAGCTACGCGAGCGATCACGACAACGGCTCGCCCTTCGACCTCCTCGGCCTCGAGTAA
- a CDS encoding YqjF family protein, whose amino-acid sequence MSGTLECRVGDALSGLPHPLSMTWLDGAFLHWPFEPDAVRRLVPDEFDVQTRDGSAWVSLVPFVLARAGLRGSPRAARWTGPELNVRTYVSADGISGLYFLRIDVASPWVAALGRGVAGVDCRHAHQHVEAAGDRVRFSSAGADGTGRFVATYEPAGPAARADPGSLEHWLVERRQFLSRRGARVLAGEIAHEPWPLRPATVEIEENDVFEAVGLPEPTAGPRAQFCGRLELTGSLVRPLCLEREGYSRPRRSKGEPLS is encoded by the coding sequence ATGAGCGGGACCCTCGAGTGTCGAGTCGGCGACGCCCTCTCGGGGCTGCCACACCCGCTCTCGATGACGTGGCTCGACGGGGCGTTCCTCCACTGGCCGTTCGAACCGGACGCCGTCCGGCGGCTGGTCCCCGACGAGTTCGACGTCCAGACCCGCGACGGCTCGGCGTGGGTCAGCCTCGTCCCGTTCGTCCTCGCTCGAGCCGGCCTCCGTGGATCGCCGCGGGCGGCCCGCTGGACGGGACCGGAGCTCAACGTGCGAACGTACGTCAGCGCCGACGGGATCTCCGGGCTGTACTTCCTGCGGATCGACGTCGCCAGTCCGTGGGTCGCCGCGCTCGGCCGGGGCGTGGCCGGCGTCGACTGCCGGCACGCCCACCAGCACGTCGAGGCGGCCGGCGACCGGGTCCGATTCTCGAGTGCGGGAGCGGACGGCACCGGGCGGTTCGTCGCGACCTACGAGCCCGCCGGACCGGCCGCCCGCGCCGACCCCGGCTCGCTGGAACACTGGCTAGTCGAGCGACGACAGTTCCTCTCGCGGCGGGGCGCCCGCGTGCTGGCCGGCGAGATCGCCCACGAACCCTGGCCGCTGCGCCCCGCGACCGTAGAAATCGAGGAGAACGACGTGTTCGAGGCGGTCGGGTTGCCGGAGCCGACGGCAGGGCCCCGGGCGCAGTTCTGCGGCCGACTCGAGCTCACGGGCTCGCTCGTCCGCCCGCTCTGTCTCGAGCGCGAGGGTTACTCGAGGCCGAGGAGGTCGAAGGGCGAGCCGTTGTCGTGA
- a CDS encoding DUF7535 family protein has translation MSRAETAGEEDESIPREALRTVTPPYGGRVNPEMDVIGWGIFLGLLVLLLPLLPVAIALWLIVRLLDRLSGGSE, from the coding sequence ATGAGCCGCGCGGAGACGGCAGGAGAGGAGGACGAATCGATCCCCAGGGAGGCGCTCCGGACGGTTACGCCGCCGTACGGCGGCCGGGTCAACCCGGAGATGGACGTCATCGGCTGGGGGATCTTTCTCGGGTTGCTCGTGTTGCTCCTGCCGCTCCTGCCGGTCGCGATCGCACTGTGGCTGATCGTTCGACTGCTCGACCGCCTCAGCGGCGGATCGGAATGA